In the Sus scrofa isolate TJ Tabasco breed Duroc chromosome 6, Sscrofa11.1, whole genome shotgun sequence genome, one interval contains:
- the LOC106510602 gene encoding vomeronasal type-1 receptor 4-like — MPSILVLFSRGIPQTRAAFGMKCFPDEAGCKLVFCLHRVARGVSISTTCLLSGFQALKFCSRNSWWIDFRIQCLKSIGFCSFLFWILQLVVNVCVPIRITGPRSGKNINVKTYYGYCSSLTPDKFMRLSRAVVLVLVDVVCLGCVIWTRGYMLFVLHRHKQKVQHIHSKTFPQTFPRGQSYMILRRSLWRFAGTEGRCRRLGMEVTDGDGTMKGFVQ; from the exons ATGC CCAGCATCTTGGTTCTCTTCTCCAGAGGGATCCCACAGACAAGGGCAGCTTTTGGAATGAAATGTTTCCCGGATGAGGCTGGATGTAAACTTGTCTTCTGTTTACACAGAGTGGCCAGAGGGGTTTCGATCAGCACAACCTGCCTTCTGAGTGGCTTCCAGGCCCTTAAGTTTTGTTCCAGAAACTCTTGGTGGATAGACTTCAGAATTCAATGTCTAAAGTCCATTGgcttctgtagttttcttttctggatccTACAACTCGTGGTAAATGTCTGCGTTCCTATTAGAATAactggcccaagaagtggcaaaaacaTAAATGTTAAGACCTATTATGGGTACTGTTCCTCACTCACGCCAGACAAATTCATGCGCTTATCACGTGCAGTTGTGCTGGTTTTGGTTGATGTTGTATGTTTGGGCTGTGTGATATGGACTCGTGGGTACATGCTCTTTGTCCTGCACAGGCACAAGCAAAAAGTCCAACACATTCACAGCAAGACTTTCCCCCAGACCTTCCCACGAGGCCAGAGCTACATGATCCTG AGGCGGTCACTTTGGCGGTTTGCTGGGACTGAAGGCCGTTGCcgcaggctggggatggaagtAACAGACGGTGATGGCACAATGAAAGGCTTTGTCCAGTGA